Proteins from a single region of Larus michahellis chromosome 13, bLarMic1.1, whole genome shotgun sequence:
- the PIK3IP1 gene encoding phosphoinositide-3-kinase-interacting protein 1 isoform X2 yields the protein MLHGGPRRAAALGALLLGWLLLAAAEECLRGNGASYRGSRRVASGGAPCLNWLAVRSGPGAAIPAVAEDHNNCRNPDGDTAPWCYVRGAAGVPERRPCDIAQCSADATAATAPVSTAEVGTSQEVDRVFEPADTLPSRSEAAAVQPIIGISQRVQVNSKEKKDLGTLGYVLGLIMMVIIIAIGAGIVLGYIYKRGRDLKEKHEQKVYEREMQRITLPLSAFTNPACELVDENTIVVHTNQTPVEDTRDGSGPLMGQAGTPGA from the exons ATGCTGCACGGgggcccgcggcgggcggcggcgctgggcgccctgctgctgggctggctgctgctggcggccGCCGAGG AGTGCCTCCGCGGCAACGGCGCGTCCTACCGCGGCAGCCGGCGAGTGGCCTCCGGCGGCGCCCCGTGCCTCAACTGGCTGGCGGTGCGGAGCGGCCCCGGCGCCGCCATCCCGGCAG TCGCCGAGGACCACAACAACTGCAGGAACCCGGACGGCGACACCGCGCCCTGGTGCTACGTCCGAGGCGCCGCCGGGGTACCCGAGCGGAGACCCTGCGACATCGCCCAGTGCTCAG caGATGCTACAGCTGCCACGGCCCCAGTCTCTACAGCAGAAGTTGGTACTTCTCAGGAGGTCGACCGGGTGTTTGAACCGGCTGATACCTTGCCCTCCCGGAGTGAGGCAGCCGCTGTGCAGCCCATCATTGGGATCAGTCAGAGAGTGCAGGTGAACTCCAAAGAAAAGAAGGACTTAGGGACACTAG GGTATGTGCTGGGACTGATCATGATGGTGATAATCATTGCCATTGGAGCCGGCATCGTCCTGGGATACATCTATAAGAG ggGGAGAGACTTGAAGGAAAAGCATGAACAGAAAGTTTATGAGCGTGAAATGCAGCGCATCACACTGCCACTCTCAGCGTTCACCAATCCTGCCTGTGAGCTTGTAGATGAGAACACAATTGTGGTGCACACTAACCAGACGCCTGTGGAGGACACGCGTGATGGCAGTGGCCCGCTCATGGGGCAGGCGGGTACTCCTGGTGCCTGA
- the PIK3IP1 gene encoding phosphoinositide-3-kinase-interacting protein 1 isoform X1, whose product MLHGGPRRAAALGALLLGWLLLAAAEECLRGNGASYRGSRRVASGGAPCLNWLAVRSGPGAAIPAAVAEDHNNCRNPDGDTAPWCYVRGAAGVPERRPCDIAQCSDATAATAPVSTAEVGTSQEVDRVFEPADTLPSRSEAAAVQPIIGISQRVQVNSKEKKDLGTLGYVLGLIMMVIIIAIGAGIVLGYIYKRGRDLKEKHEQKVYEREMQRITLPLSAFTNPACELVDENTIVVHTNQTPVEDTRDGSGPLMGQAGTPGA is encoded by the exons ATGCTGCACGGgggcccgcggcgggcggcggcgctgggcgccctgctgctgggctggctgctgctggcggccGCCGAGG AGTGCCTCCGCGGCAACGGCGCGTCCTACCGCGGCAGCCGGCGAGTGGCCTCCGGCGGCGCCCCGTGCCTCAACTGGCTGGCGGTGCGGAGCGGCCCCGGCGCCGCCATCCCGGCAG CAGTCGCCGAGGACCACAACAACTGCAGGAACCCGGACGGCGACACCGCGCCCTGGTGCTACGTCCGAGGCGCCGCCGGGGTACCCGAGCGGAGACCCTGCGACATCGCCCAGTGCTCAG ATGCTACAGCTGCCACGGCCCCAGTCTCTACAGCAGAAGTTGGTACTTCTCAGGAGGTCGACCGGGTGTTTGAACCGGCTGATACCTTGCCCTCCCGGAGTGAGGCAGCCGCTGTGCAGCCCATCATTGGGATCAGTCAGAGAGTGCAGGTGAACTCCAAAGAAAAGAAGGACTTAGGGACACTAG GGTATGTGCTGGGACTGATCATGATGGTGATAATCATTGCCATTGGAGCCGGCATCGTCCTGGGATACATCTATAAGAG ggGGAGAGACTTGAAGGAAAAGCATGAACAGAAAGTTTATGAGCGTGAAATGCAGCGCATCACACTGCCACTCTCAGCGTTCACCAATCCTGCCTGTGAGCTTGTAGATGAGAACACAATTGTGGTGCACACTAACCAGACGCCTGTGGAGGACACGCGTGATGGCAGTGGCCCGCTCATGGGGCAGGCGGGTACTCCTGGTGCCTGA
- the PIK3IP1 gene encoding phosphoinositide-3-kinase-interacting protein 1 isoform X3, whose amino-acid sequence MLHGGPRRAAALGALLLGWLLLAAAEECLRGNGASYRGSRRVASGGAPCLNWLAVRSGPGAAIPAVAEDHNNCRNPDGDTAPWCYVRGAAGVPERRPCDIAQCSDATAATAPVSTAEVGTSQEVDRVFEPADTLPSRSEAAAVQPIIGISQRVQVNSKEKKDLGTLGYVLGLIMMVIIIAIGAGIVLGYIYKRGRDLKEKHEQKVYEREMQRITLPLSAFTNPACELVDENTIVVHTNQTPVEDTRDGSGPLMGQAGTPGA is encoded by the exons ATGCTGCACGGgggcccgcggcgggcggcggcgctgggcgccctgctgctgggctggctgctgctggcggccGCCGAGG AGTGCCTCCGCGGCAACGGCGCGTCCTACCGCGGCAGCCGGCGAGTGGCCTCCGGCGGCGCCCCGTGCCTCAACTGGCTGGCGGTGCGGAGCGGCCCCGGCGCCGCCATCCCGGCAG TCGCCGAGGACCACAACAACTGCAGGAACCCGGACGGCGACACCGCGCCCTGGTGCTACGTCCGAGGCGCCGCCGGGGTACCCGAGCGGAGACCCTGCGACATCGCCCAGTGCTCAG ATGCTACAGCTGCCACGGCCCCAGTCTCTACAGCAGAAGTTGGTACTTCTCAGGAGGTCGACCGGGTGTTTGAACCGGCTGATACCTTGCCCTCCCGGAGTGAGGCAGCCGCTGTGCAGCCCATCATTGGGATCAGTCAGAGAGTGCAGGTGAACTCCAAAGAAAAGAAGGACTTAGGGACACTAG GGTATGTGCTGGGACTGATCATGATGGTGATAATCATTGCCATTGGAGCCGGCATCGTCCTGGGATACATCTATAAGAG ggGGAGAGACTTGAAGGAAAAGCATGAACAGAAAGTTTATGAGCGTGAAATGCAGCGCATCACACTGCCACTCTCAGCGTTCACCAATCCTGCCTGTGAGCTTGTAGATGAGAACACAATTGTGGTGCACACTAACCAGACGCCTGTGGAGGACACGCGTGATGGCAGTGGCCCGCTCATGGGGCAGGCGGGTACTCCTGGTGCCTGA